From a single Thermothielavioides terrestris NRRL 8126 chromosome 3, complete sequence genomic region:
- a CDS encoding glycosyltransferase family 90 protein (CAZy_ID 269951) has protein sequence MPFPRRPSAFLRYLLPALILTLTFYILTQTKGLSSQIGPLLPAVSWKHKNGSNRHPIDKLVKKADEEFSSLISRATSTLEDAAAAYRKRRGRHPPPSFDKWYEFARQKNAIIVEEFWDQIYHDLEPFWALKPAQIRKDAREFEMRIEIRDHKASTRSDWFWTQIWLEMLQTIEHLLPDMDLALNPMDEPRLVVPWEDIQGYMRQAAKTKTMEDPRGVVSEFGKLPLPGKETLEEEAAPERIWEHEKHYWLIARRGCAPDSPARKADVVTDFNRTPSIASSFDLKHMQDGYVVNYTLSTDFCHQADLQALEGIFVEPLSVSATRSLLPVFGGSKLAVNNDILLPAPMYWNEEERFTGAEGASIPWESKHSSAIWRGVATGGLNRETNWRSFQRHRFVAMNNASQLALAASGASPPLNFALPAKEYHLAATRSSSSSSSSSSSSSSTNSDLTLPGWLSATTDIAFTDLMCAHDGFWPGCNYTDAYFAPVPPMPMAEQFRHKLLPDVDGNSFSGRYLGFLRSTSLPVKAALWREWHDSRLVAWKHFVPMDARFGDWYGILEYFLGCEAAGVPGRDGVAERIAMAGREWAGKVLRREDMQVYVLRLLLEYARVVDERREKMGWVGDLLR, from the exons ATGCCGTTTCCACGTCGTCCTTCGGCATTCCTCCGATATCTCCTCCCAGCGCTCATACTGACGCTGACCTTCTACATTTTGACCCAAACCAAAGGCCTTTCCTCACAAATCGGCCCACTCCTTCCCGCGGTTTCTTGGAAGCACAAGAATGGCTCGAACCGGCATCCTATCGACAAACTAGTCAAGAAGGCCGATGAGGAGTTTTCCAGCTTGATCTCGCGCGCAACCTCAACTCTCGAAgatgcggccgccgcctacCGCAAGCGCCGGGGCCGCCATCCCCCGCCTAGCTTCGATAAGTGGTACGAGTTCGCACGCCAGAAGAACGCCATCATCGTGGAGGAGTTCTGGGATCAGATATACCACGATCTTGAGCCGTTCTGGGCTCTCAAGCCGGCGCAGATCCGCAAGGACGCCCGCGAGTTCGAGATGCGCATCGAGATCCGCGACCATAAAGCCTCGACTAGGAGCGACTGGTTTTGGACGCAGATCTGGCTGGAGATGCTCCAGACGATCGAGCACCTGCTTCCGGACATGGATCTCGCGCTGAACCCAATGGACGAACCTAGGCTAGTGGTTCCGTGGGAGGACATACAGGGATATATGCGGCAGGCGGCAAAGACGAAGACCATGGAGGATCCACGGGGCGTGGTGAGTGAGTTTGGGAAGTTGCCTCTGCCTGGGAAGGAGACGTTGGAAGAAGAGGCTGCGCCTGAGAGGATATGGGAGCACGAAA AGCACTACTGGCTCATagcccgccgcggctgcgcacCCGATAGCCCGGCTCGCAAAGCGGACGTCGTCACAGACTTCAACAGAACCCCTTCCATTGCCAGCAGCTTCGACTTGAAGCATATGCAGGATGGTTACGTCGTCAACTACACACTCAGCACCGACTTCTGCCACCAAGCCGACCTGCAGGCCCTCGAAGGCATCTTCGTCGAACCCCTCAGCGTTTCCGCTACCAGATCCCTTCTCCCGGTCTTTGGGGGCTCCAAGCTAGCGGTCAACAACGACATCCTGCTCCCCGCGCCTATGTATTGGAACGAAGAGGAGCGCTTTACGGGTGCCGAAGGGGCTAGCATCCCCTGGGAATCCAAGCACTCATCCGCCATCTGGCGCGGCGTTGCGACAGGCGGCCTCAACCGAGAAACCAACTGGCGCTCGTTCCAACGCCACCGCTTCGTCGCGATGAACAACGCCAGCCAGCTCGCCCTAGCCGCGTCAGGCGCCAGCCCACCCCTAAACTTTGCGCTCCCGGCCAAGGAATACCACCTCGCCGCCactcgcagcagcagcagcagcagcagcagcagcagcagcagcagtagcacCAACAGCGACCTCACCCTGCCCGGTTGGCTCTCCGCCACCACCGACATCGCCTTCACCGACCTGATGTGCGCCCACGACGGCTTCTGGCCGGGGTGCAACTACACGGACGCGTACTTCGCGCCGGTCCCGCCGATGCCCATGGCGGAGCAGTTCCGGCACAAGCTGCTGCCGGACGTGGACGGCAACTCGTTCAGCGGCCGCTACCTCGGCTTCCTGCGCTCGACCAGCCTGCCGGTGAAGGCGGCGCTGTGGCGAGAGTGGCACGACAGCCGGCTCGTCGCGTGGAAGCACTTCGTGCCCATGGACGCCCGGTTCGGCGACTGGTACGGCATCCTCGAGTATTTCCTCGGCtgcgaggccgccggcgtgccgggGAGGGATGGGGTTGCGGAGCGCATTGCGATGGCGGGGCGCGAGTGGGCCGGCAAGGTCCTCCGGCGGGAAGATATGCAGGTGTACGTGCTCAGGTTGTTGTTGGAGTATGCGAGGGTGGTGGATGAGAGGAGGGAGAAGATGGGGTGGGTGGGGGATTTGCTGCGCTGA